The Gemmatimonadota bacterium genome window below encodes:
- a CDS encoding aminotransferase class I/II-fold pyridoxal phosphate-dependent enzyme, translating into MQINSRRIERLPPYVFHEVNARKMYLRRKGVDIIDLGMGNPDQPTPPHIIDKLTEVVRDPKTHGYSPSAGLPALRRAICRHYKRRFGVDLDPETEAIVTIGSKEGLAHICLALLDPGDLAIVPNPAYPLHLYGVAIANGNVFSMPLRPEKEFVPDLQMIPRELWPKPKVMIFNFPHNPTTATVDISFFEEIVAFARRQNIIVIHDMAYSDIAFDDTCVPSLLQVKGAKEVGVEFYTMSKSYNMAGWRVGFCLGNPEVIKALSVIKNYYDYGVFTPIQVAAISALDGPQDCVQQSAARYQSRRDTLVEGLNRIGWPVNKPKASMFVWAPIPEKYRYLGSMNFALKLMEEAELAVSPGIGFGDMGEGYVRISLVENEHRIRQAVRNVKRALF; encoded by the coding sequence ATGCAAATCAATTCTCGCCGCATTGAACGCTTACCGCCCTATGTTTTTCACGAGGTCAATGCCCGCAAGATGTATCTGCGGCGCAAGGGCGTTGATATTATTGATCTGGGTATGGGCAATCCCGACCAGCCGACACCGCCACATATTATTGATAAACTTACTGAGGTTGTCCGCGACCCCAAGACGCATGGATATTCGCCATCGGCGGGCCTTCCGGCTTTGAGGCGGGCGATTTGTCGCCATTACAAACGCCGTTTTGGCGTTGATCTCGATCCGGAGACTGAAGCGATTGTGACTATTGGCTCGAAAGAGGGGCTGGCGCATATTTGTCTCGCGCTTCTCGATCCCGGCGATCTCGCCATTGTGCCAAATCCGGCGTATCCTCTGCATCTTTATGGTGTTGCGATTGCCAATGGCAATGTCTTCAGCATGCCTTTGCGCCCGGAAAAAGAATTTGTGCCCGATCTGCAAATGATCCCGCGGGAATTGTGGCCCAAACCCAAAGTGATGATTTTTAATTTTCCCCACAATCCCACCACGGCTACTGTTGATATTTCTTTTTTTGAGGAGATCGTGGCTTTTGCCCGCCGTCAAAATATTATTGTTATTCACGATATGGCATATTCGGATATTGCGTTTGACGATACCTGTGTACCCAGTCTTTTACAGGTTAAGGGGGCCAAAGAAGTCGGAGTTGAATTTTACACGATGTCCAAGTCCTATAATATGGCCGGTTGGCGCGTGGGGTTTTGTCTTGGAAATCCGGAGGTGATTAAAGCGCTTTCCGTGATCAAAAATTACTACGATTACGGCGTTTTTACTCCCATACAGGTCGCTGCAATTTCCGCGCTTGATGGCCCGCAGGACTGCGTGCAGCAATCGGCGGCCAGGTATCAGAGCCGCAGGGATACGCTGGTAGAAGGTCTCAATCGCATTGGGTGGCCCGTCAACAAGCCCAAGGCGTCGATGTTTGTTTGGGCGCCTATTCCAGAAAAGTATCGGTATCTCGGTTCTATGAATTTTGCCCTCAAGCTCATGGAAGAGGCCGAACTCGCGGTTTCTCCTGGTATTGGTTTTGGCGATATGGGCGAGGGATATGTACGCATTTCTCTGGTCGAAAATGAACACCGAATCCGCCAGGCTGTTCGCAATGTCAAACGCGCGCTTTTTTAA
- the argJ gene encoding bifunctional glutamate N-acetyltransferase/amino-acid acetyltransferase ArgJ codes for MAINEKTICPPKGYMAAGLHCGLKDGDEKDLALIVSDRAASAAGMFTTNRVCAAPVHLNREHLKNGRTRAIVVNSKNANACTGDQGMADARQMAQWVGSGLDIAPEDALVNSTGVIGVPLPMGCLETGIRNIIPQLDVGGWDDASEAIMTTDTVPKKASVRCEIDGCEITIAGIAKGAGMIAPNMATMLAFVLTDAALSPGVLQDALCEAVTLSFNCITVDGDMSTNDTVLALANGAARKSELAGEDLRVFQAAINAVCISLAKQIARDGEGATKLITVRVDGAGTTADARTVGLSVANSNLVKTAVFGRDPNWGRILCAAGYAGVAIDPDRTAVSMAGIPIYDNGSGLPFDQDRAIEALGAADIDIDINLNIGEASATIYTCDLTYDYVRINAEYTT; via the coding sequence GTGGCGATTAATGAAAAAACTATCTGTCCTCCAAAAGGCTATATGGCCGCGGGACTTCATTGTGGTCTCAAAGATGGGGATGAGAAAGATCTCGCGCTTATTGTCTCTGATCGGGCGGCTTCGGCAGCGGGGATGTTTACGACAAATCGCGTGTGTGCAGCACCCGTGCATCTCAATCGGGAACATCTGAAAAATGGACGGACGCGCGCCATTGTGGTCAATAGCAAAAATGCCAATGCGTGTACCGGTGATCAGGGCATGGCCGATGCGCGCCAGATGGCGCAATGGGTGGGCAGTGGGTTGGATATTGCACCAGAAGATGCGTTGGTCAATTCGACAGGGGTCATTGGTGTGCCTTTGCCGATGGGGTGTCTTGAAACGGGTATCCGAAATATTATTCCACAACTCGATGTTGGGGGATGGGACGATGCTTCAGAGGCGATTATGACGACTGATACCGTGCCCAAGAAAGCATCTGTGCGATGTGAAATAGATGGCTGTGAAATTACCATTGCCGGGATCGCCAAGGGCGCGGGTATGATTGCGCCAAATATGGCGACTATGCTCGCTTTTGTGCTCACAGATGCGGCGCTTTCTCCCGGGGTACTCCAGGACGCGCTTTGTGAAGCTGTTACACTATCTTTTAATTGCATTACTGTTGATGGCGATATGAGTACCAATGATACAGTTCTGGCTCTGGCAAATGGCGCGGCGAGGAAGAGCGAACTCGCAGGCGAAGACCTTCGGGTCTTCCAGGCTGCGATCAATGCAGTCTGCATTAGTCTGGCCAAACAAATTGCTCGCGATGGCGAAGGTGCGACCAAACTTATCACTGTTCGCGTTGATGGCGCAGGTACTACGGCTGATGCACGTACTGTGGGGCTGTCTGTCGCCAACTCAAATCTGGTCAAGACTGCTGTTTTTGGACGCGATCCCAATTGGGGGCGAATTTTGTGCGCCGCGGGTTATGCCGGTGTTGCCATTGATCCCGACCGCACAGCCGTTTCAATGGCCGGTATCCCCATTTATGATAATGGCAGTGGCTTGCCTTTTGACCAGGACCGCGCTATTGAGGCTTTAGGTGCTGCCGATATAGATATTGATATTAATCTGAACATCGGCGAGGCATCGGCGACCATTTATACCTGTGATTTGACTTATGACTATGTCCGCATAAATGCGGAATACACGACATAA
- the cimA gene encoding citramalate synthase, with amino-acid sequence MSELVQIYDSTLRDGAQAEGISFSAEDKTVIAQHLDAMGIHYVEGGWPNPTNPKDLEFFDRVHDLEFHNTKIVAFGSTCRVDNPPEDDPTLTTLLKAGTEVITLFGKSWTLHVTDVLRATLDENLQIIRDSCAWLKENGREVIYDAEHFFDGYKADPEYALETLLAAQAGGAEVLVLCDTNGGTMPYQIQQIISGIQPRLDVPLGIHTHNDAGMAVANSIVALEMGATHVQGTINGYGERCGNANLCSVIPNIEFKLGMKAIGAKNLKKLMELSRFVSEIANVYHDHRQPYVGESAFAHKAGVHVDAMLKQPVAYEHCDAESVGNQRRFLLSEQSGGGAVAAKLHHLIPGLDKRHPTVQKLLQKIKQLEHEGYVFEAAEASFEIIARQILGSIRKPFKLINYRTINRKSAAGSEVEAIVKIEIEGQIYHTVGEGDGPVNALDSALRLALEPKYPMLKDVRLEDYKVRVLSSADGTAAKVRVLIESSDRRRVWSTVGVSENVIEASWTALVDSLTYKLLLDDIIVVD; translated from the coding sequence ATGTCTGAACTTGTACAAATCTACGATTCGACCCTTCGAGACGGCGCGCAGGCAGAGGGTATTTCATTTTCCGCTGAAGACAAAACCGTGATTGCACAGCATCTCGATGCGATGGGCATTCACTATGTTGAAGGCGGTTGGCCCAATCCGACGAATCCCAAGGATCTCGAATTTTTTGACCGCGTGCACGATCTCGAATTTCACAATACCAAAATTGTCGCCTTTGGCAGTACATGCAGGGTTGACAATCCGCCCGAAGACGATCCCACCCTTACCACTTTGCTCAAGGCGGGAACAGAGGTCATCACGCTCTTTGGGAAAAGCTGGACGCTTCATGTGACGGATGTTTTGCGGGCAACACTGGACGAGAATCTGCAAATTATCAGGGATTCTTGCGCTTGGCTCAAAGAAAATGGCCGTGAAGTTATTTACGATGCTGAACACTTTTTTGACGGTTATAAAGCCGATCCCGAATACGCGCTGGAAACTTTGTTGGCCGCGCAAGCAGGTGGAGCCGAGGTGCTCGTCTTGTGCGACACCAATGGCGGTACGATGCCATATCAGATACAGCAGATTATCAGCGGTATTCAACCCCGGCTCGATGTTCCTCTGGGGATTCACACACACAATGACGCGGGAATGGCCGTGGCCAATAGTATTGTCGCACTCGAGATGGGTGCCACGCATGTGCAGGGTACGATCAATGGATATGGGGAGCGCTGTGGCAATGCCAATCTGTGTTCGGTGATTCCAAATATTGAATTTAAGTTGGGGATGAAAGCTATTGGCGCGAAAAATCTGAAAAAACTCATGGAATTATCGCGTTTTGTCAGCGAAATCGCCAATGTCTATCACGATCACCGCCAACCTTATGTGGGCGAGAGTGCTTTTGCTCACAAAGCGGGGGTTCACGTCGATGCGATGCTCAAACAACCCGTCGCGTATGAACACTGCGATGCAGAATCTGTGGGCAATCAGCGCCGTTTTTTGCTTTCAGAACAATCGGGTGGCGGAGCTGTTGCAGCAAAATTGCACCATCTGATTCCGGGGCTGGACAAGCGTCATCCAACTGTCCAGAAATTGCTGCAAAAAATTAAGCAACTCGAACACGAGGGCTATGTTTTTGAAGCCGCTGAAGCGTCGTTTGAAATTATCGCCCGCCAGATATTGGGCAGTATTCGGAAACCGTTTAAGCTCATCAATTACAGGACGATCAATCGCAAAAGTGCTGCAGGCTCTGAGGTAGAAGCCATTGTGAAAATAGAGATCGAAGGACAGATCTACCACACGGTTGGCGAAGGTGATGGTCCTGTCAATGCCCTCGACTCGGCATTGCGTCTGGCACTTGAACCAAAGTATCCCATGCTGAAAGATGTGCGTCTTGAAGACTACAAGGTGCGCGTGTTATCCAGTGCCGATGGTACGGCAGCCAAGGTGCGCGTGTTGATCGAGTCTTCTGACCGGCGGCGCGTGTGGAGTACTGTAGGGGTATCTGAAAATGTCATCGAAGCCAGTTGGACAGCACTGGTCGATAGTTTGACTTATAAATTGCTACTTGACGATATTATCGTTGTTGACTGA